One segment of Halococcus saccharolyticus DSM 5350 DNA contains the following:
- the uppS gene encoding polyprenyl diphosphate synthase, translated as MPSSARRLLDRTYERLLEREVDGAPSHVAVIQDGNRRYADERGKDASDGHRAGVKTTEQVLDWCADVGVEELTLYTFSTENFDRPPEENEHLFALLDEKLREFADAERVHDREVGIRAIGETDRLPAHLRDAVEYAESRTSGYDTLQLNIALAYGGRAELLGAARDAARAVDGGDLAPHEIDADEIDRRLYEGPTRDVDLIIRTGGDERTSNFLPWHANGNEAAVFFCTPYWPAFAKKDFLRAIRTYESREESWRRTRARRALALVRAVGGAELDDARAIVDRFREYLPRRELERVDRDDGEPAAAD; from the coding sequence ATGCCTTCCAGCGCGCGTCGCTTGCTCGATCGGACGTACGAACGTCTGCTCGAACGCGAGGTCGACGGCGCACCCTCCCACGTCGCCGTGATCCAGGACGGCAACCGACGGTACGCCGACGAGCGTGGTAAGGACGCCTCCGATGGCCACCGGGCTGGCGTGAAAACCACCGAGCAGGTGCTCGATTGGTGTGCGGACGTCGGTGTCGAGGAACTCACGCTCTACACCTTCTCGACCGAGAACTTCGACCGCCCGCCCGAGGAGAACGAACACCTCTTCGCACTACTCGACGAGAAGCTCCGGGAGTTCGCCGACGCCGAGCGCGTCCACGACCGGGAGGTCGGCATTCGGGCGATCGGCGAGACCGACCGGCTGCCAGCGCATCTCCGCGACGCCGTCGAGTACGCCGAGAGCCGTACCAGTGGGTACGATACCCTCCAACTCAACATCGCGCTCGCGTACGGCGGCCGCGCCGAGTTGTTGGGAGCGGCCCGTGACGCTGCCCGTGCGGTCGATGGAGGTGACCTCGCGCCACACGAGATCGATGCCGACGAGATCGACCGCCGGCTCTACGAAGGGCCGACGCGCGACGTCGACCTCATCATCCGCACCGGTGGGGACGAACGCACCTCGAACTTCCTCCCGTGGCATGCGAACGGCAACGAGGCTGCGGTCTTTTTCTGTACGCCCTACTGGCCGGCGTTCGCGAAAAAGGACTTCCTGCGGGCGATCCGGACCTACGAGTCCCGTGAGGAATCGTGGCGGCGCACCCGTGCGCGGCGTGCACTGGCGCTGGTGCGGGCGGTTGGCGGTGCGGAACTCGACGACGCGCGCGCCATCGTCGACCGGTTCCGCGAGTATCTCCCACGTCGCGAACTCGAACGGGTCGACCGTGACGACGGCGAGCCGGCGGCTGCCGACTGA
- a CDS encoding cold-shock protein translates to MATGTVDFFNDTGGYGFIDSEDSEEDVFFHMEDIGGPDLEEGQEVEFDIVQADKGPRAENLERL, encoded by the coding sequence ATGGCGACAGGTACGGTCGATTTCTTCAACGACACGGGCGGTTACGGCTTCATCGACAGCGAGGACTCCGAGGAGGACGTCTTCTTCCACATGGAAGACATCGGCGGCCCCGACCTCGAAGAGGGCCAGGAGGTCGAGTTCGACATCGTGCAGGCGGACAAGGGTCCGCGCGCGGAAAACCTCGAACGGCTGTAA
- a CDS encoding cold-shock protein: MANGTVDFFNDTGGYGFIDSDDSEEDVFFHMEDVGGPDLEEGQEVEFDIVQADKGPRAENLERL; this comes from the coding sequence ATGGCGAACGGCACAGTAGACTTCTTCAACGACACGGGCGGGTACGGTTTCATCGACAGCGACGACTCCGAGGAAGACGTGTTCTTCCACATGGAGGACGTCGGCGGCCCCGATCTCGAAGAGGGCCAGGAGGTCGAGTTCGACATCGTGCAGGCGGACAAGGGTCCGCGCGCCGAGAACCTCGAACGGCTGTAA